A part of Jiangella alba genomic DNA contains:
- a CDS encoding DUF3097 domain-containing protein, with amino-acid sequence MSSYNDRYGRDVLTNSPHPKRPVSTQEAAVPGLVVEDVQTGYVGAVVEVDKHGVILEDRNGKRRAFPLGPGFWIDGKPVELVRPTAPAKSGRMVSASGSVAVLDHKARTARASRIYVEGKHDAELVEKVWGHDLRVEGVVVEELGGADDLAAVVAEFQPRPGRRLGVMLDHLVAGSKETRLADTVRRSDHVLIVGHPYIDVWQAVRPAVLGLKAWPDVPKGEPWKEGVLTRLGWRGETWEAWAHILGKVTTYTDLEPALLGRVEELIDFVTDPATDRP; translated from the coding sequence GTGAGCTCCTACAACGACCGCTACGGCCGCGACGTCCTCACGAACTCGCCGCACCCGAAGCGCCCGGTCAGCACCCAGGAGGCCGCCGTGCCGGGGCTGGTCGTCGAGGACGTGCAGACGGGGTACGTCGGCGCCGTCGTCGAGGTCGACAAGCACGGCGTGATCCTGGAGGACCGGAACGGCAAGCGGCGCGCGTTCCCGCTCGGGCCCGGGTTCTGGATCGACGGCAAGCCGGTCGAGCTGGTCCGCCCCACGGCGCCGGCGAAGAGCGGCCGCATGGTGTCCGCGTCCGGCTCGGTCGCCGTGCTGGACCACAAGGCGCGCACCGCGCGGGCCAGCCGCATCTACGTCGAGGGCAAGCACGACGCCGAGCTGGTCGAGAAGGTGTGGGGCCACGACCTGCGGGTCGAGGGCGTCGTCGTCGAGGAGCTGGGCGGCGCCGACGACCTCGCCGCCGTCGTCGCCGAGTTCCAGCCCCGCCCCGGCCGGCGCCTCGGCGTCATGCTCGACCACCTGGTCGCCGGCAGCAAGGAGACCCGCCTCGCCGACACCGTTCGCCGCTCCGACCACGTTCTCATCGTCGGCCACCCCTACATCGACGTGTGGCAGGCGGTCCGCCCGGCCGTGCTCGGCCTGAAGGCGTGGCCGGACGTGCCCAAGGGCGAGCCCTGGAAGGAGGGCGTGCTGACGCGGCTGGGCTGGCGCGGCGAGACGTGGGAGGCGTGGGCGCACATCCTCGGCAAGGTCACGACCTACACCGACCTCGAGCCGGCCCTCCTCGGCCGGGTCGAGGAGCTGATCGACTTCGTGACCGACCCCGCTACAGACCGTCCCTGA
- the hemW gene encoding radical SAM family heme chaperone HemW: MPSTLPDGSPAPADGSLPPSALDAAGARPFGVYLHVPFCTTRCGYCDFNTYTAAELGAEPGASRSSWADGAIAELRLARRVLGDADVPVSTVFVGGGTPTLLPPSDLGRVLRFLGDEFGLVPGAEVTTEANPESVDARSLAGLREAGFTRVSVGMQSARPHVLAVLDRVHTPGRPAQAVAEARAAGFEHVSVDLIYGTPGETVDDWRASVSAAVEAGPDHVSAYALIVEPGTRLAARMSRGELPFPDDDDQADKYLLADSLLSAAGFSWYELSNWSTSAAGRCRHNELYWTGADWWGAGPGAHSHVGGTRWWNVKHPAAWAARLAAGESPAHAREVLDAETRRVERVLLEVRLVSGLDLSVLDDAGRSAAAKIVADGLGEPDALAAGRLVLTRRGRLLADAVVRDLLP; encoded by the coding sequence GTGCCCTCCACCCTGCCCGACGGCTCGCCCGCGCCCGCTGACGGCTCGCTGCCGCCGTCCGCGCTCGACGCCGCCGGCGCCCGGCCGTTCGGCGTGTACCTGCACGTGCCGTTCTGCACCACGCGCTGCGGCTACTGCGACTTCAACACCTACACGGCCGCGGAGCTGGGCGCCGAGCCCGGCGCGTCCCGGTCGTCGTGGGCCGACGGCGCCATCGCGGAGCTGCGGCTGGCCCGGCGGGTGCTCGGCGACGCCGACGTGCCGGTGTCGACGGTGTTCGTGGGCGGCGGCACGCCGACGCTGCTGCCGCCGTCCGACCTCGGCCGTGTGTTGCGGTTCCTCGGCGACGAGTTCGGGCTGGTCCCCGGCGCCGAGGTGACCACGGAGGCCAACCCCGAGTCCGTCGACGCGCGGTCGCTGGCCGGGCTGCGGGAAGCCGGCTTCACCCGGGTGTCCGTCGGCATGCAGAGCGCCCGGCCGCACGTGCTCGCCGTCCTCGACCGCGTGCACACGCCCGGCCGCCCGGCGCAGGCCGTGGCCGAGGCCCGCGCCGCCGGGTTCGAGCACGTCAGTGTCGACCTCATCTACGGCACGCCCGGCGAGACCGTCGACGACTGGCGGGCCAGCGTGTCGGCCGCCGTCGAGGCCGGGCCCGACCACGTCAGCGCCTACGCGCTCATCGTCGAGCCGGGCACGCGGCTGGCCGCCCGGATGTCGCGGGGCGAGCTGCCGTTCCCCGACGACGACGATCAGGCCGACAAGTACCTGCTGGCCGACTCACTGCTGTCGGCGGCCGGGTTCTCCTGGTACGAGCTGTCCAACTGGTCGACGTCGGCGGCGGGGCGCTGCCGGCACAACGAGCTGTACTGGACCGGCGCCGACTGGTGGGGCGCCGGCCCGGGCGCGCACAGCCACGTCGGCGGCACCCGCTGGTGGAACGTCAAGCACCCAGCCGCGTGGGCGGCCCGGCTGGCGGCGGGCGAGAGCCCGGCGCACGCCCGCGAGGTGCTCGACGCCGAGACGCGGCGGGTCGAGCGGGTGCTGCTGGAGGTCCGGCTGGTCTCCGGCCTCGACCTCTCCGTCCTCGACGACGCCGGCCGGTCGGCCGCGGCCAAGATCGTCGCCGACGGCCTCGGTGAGCCCGACGCCCTCGCCGCCGGACGCCTCGTCCTCACCCGCCGCGGCCGCCTCCTCGCCGACGCCGTCGTCCGCGACCTGCTGCCCTGA
- a CDS encoding AMP-dependent synthetase/ligase — translation MSLGTTDQADLVAVRPASVGRMFLDRVEATPSREAYRYPSGSGWSSLTWDETKDRVWAFAAGLLDLGVEHEQRVAIAATTRIEWILADLAINVIGAATTTVYPTTTPEDVAYILSDSDTRVVFAENAEQVAKVLEQRAELPQLTRIVVFDDDGVDSHDSFVITLAELDERGRALLAERPDAVDIALEAVGPETLATLIYTSGTTGRPKGVRLVNDNWVYEGVAVDAHKILSVDDVQYLWLPLSHSFGKTLEAIQLRIGFATAVDGNLDNIVENLGVVKPTFMAGAPRIFEKVRSRVITGVDNEGGPKAKIFAWAFGVGAKVSKLRQNGQEPTGLLKFQYGLADKLVFSKIKARLGGNIRFFVSGAAALSRDVAEWFHAAGMLILEGYGLTETSAACFVNVPWDCRFGTVGPPLPGTEVKIADDGEILVRGPVVMRGYHKLPDVTAEVLDPDGWFHTGDIGELADGYLRVTDRKKDLIKTSGGKYVAPQKIEIIFKAVSPHASQIVVHGDTRNYCVALITLDPEAIGDWAEHHDLGGRSYEELTTAPEVRALIQGQIDELNARLERWETIKKFEILPADLSIEGGDITPSLKVKRKAVEKRYMAVLDGMYD, via the coding sequence ATGAGCCTCGGCACCACTGACCAGGCAGATCTCGTCGCGGTGCGGCCGGCCTCGGTCGGCAGGATGTTCCTGGATCGGGTCGAGGCCACCCCGAGCCGCGAGGCCTACCGCTACCCCAGCGGTTCCGGCTGGTCGTCGCTGACCTGGGACGAGACCAAGGACCGCGTCTGGGCGTTCGCCGCCGGCCTGCTCGACCTCGGCGTCGAGCACGAGCAGCGCGTCGCCATCGCCGCCACCACGCGCATCGAGTGGATCCTCGCCGACCTCGCCATCAACGTCATCGGCGCCGCCACCACCACCGTCTACCCGACCACCACGCCCGAGGACGTCGCCTACATCCTCAGCGACTCCGACACCCGCGTCGTGTTCGCCGAGAACGCCGAGCAGGTCGCCAAGGTGCTCGAGCAGCGCGCCGAGCTGCCGCAGCTCACCCGCATCGTGGTCTTCGACGACGACGGCGTCGACTCGCACGACAGCTTCGTCATCACCCTGGCCGAGCTCGACGAGCGCGGCCGCGCGCTGCTGGCCGAGCGTCCCGACGCCGTCGACATCGCGCTCGAGGCCGTCGGACCCGAGACGCTGGCCACCCTCATCTACACTTCCGGTACCACCGGGCGGCCCAAGGGCGTCCGGCTGGTCAACGACAACTGGGTGTACGAGGGCGTCGCGGTCGACGCCCACAAGATCCTCTCCGTCGACGACGTCCAGTACCTCTGGCTGCCGCTGTCGCACTCGTTCGGCAAGACGCTCGAGGCCATCCAGCTGCGCATCGGCTTCGCCACCGCCGTCGACGGCAACCTCGACAACATCGTCGAGAACCTCGGCGTCGTGAAGCCGACGTTCATGGCCGGCGCGCCGCGCATCTTCGAGAAGGTGCGGTCGCGGGTCATCACCGGCGTCGACAACGAGGGCGGCCCGAAGGCGAAGATCTTCGCCTGGGCGTTCGGCGTCGGTGCCAAGGTGTCGAAGCTGCGCCAGAACGGCCAAGAGCCCACCGGGCTGCTGAAGTTCCAGTACGGCCTCGCCGACAAGCTGGTGTTCAGCAAGATCAAGGCCCGGCTGGGCGGCAACATCCGGTTCTTCGTCAGCGGCGCGGCCGCGCTCTCCCGCGACGTCGCCGAGTGGTTCCACGCGGCCGGCATGCTCATCCTCGAGGGCTACGGCCTCACCGAGACCAGCGCCGCTTGCTTCGTCAACGTGCCCTGGGACTGCCGCTTCGGCACCGTCGGGCCGCCGCTGCCGGGCACCGAGGTGAAGATCGCCGACGACGGCGAGATCCTGGTCCGCGGCCCGGTCGTCATGCGCGGCTACCACAAGCTGCCCGACGTCACCGCCGAGGTGCTCGACCCCGACGGCTGGTTCCACACCGGCGACATCGGCGAGCTCGCCGACGGCTACCTGCGGGTCACCGACCGCAAGAAGGACCTCATCAAGACCTCCGGCGGCAAGTACGTCGCGCCGCAGAAGATCGAGATCATCTTCAAGGCGGTCAGTCCGCACGCCAGCCAGATCGTCGTCCACGGCGACACCCGCAACTACTGCGTCGCGCTCATCACGCTCGACCCCGAGGCCATCGGCGACTGGGCCGAGCACCACGACCTCGGCGGCCGCTCGTACGAGGAGCTGACCACGGCGCCTGAGGTGCGTGCGCTGATCCAGGGCCAGATCGACGAGCTCAACGCCCGGCTGGAGCGGTGGGAGACCATCAAGAAGTTCGAGATCCTGCCGGCCGACCTCAGCATCGAGGGCGGCGACATCACGCCCAGCCTCAAGGTGAAGCGCAAGGCGGTCGAGAAGCGGTACATGGCCGTCCTCGACGGCATGTACGACTGA
- a CDS encoding glycosyltransferase, whose amino-acid sequence MRILQAANFVAPHSGGIRTMMRHLADGYAAAGHEVVAVVPGERNATRATSYGRVIEIAAPTIPATGGYRMITRWRIVEDLLAVIAPDRVEVSDRMTLARIGPWAARRDVPSAVFSHERLDALLQFHLGRALPTKQLADRWNRRLASSFGTVVCTTRWAAEEFVRLGVGNLAHVPLGIDLDTFHPRRRDPRLRAELARGADVLIVTAVRLSPEKRPDLLVPMVDELVSRGANVRMVVCGDGSVRDMVAEQAESRPVTMAGFVADRSHLAAVLASADVVVAPGPYETFGLAALEAMASGTPVVASDRGALPEMVTGGSGRTAPSDPAAMAEAVLDVVADGPAARRAARRRAQDFSWSDTVEGMLAVHGLETRAPHRLSLGATRS is encoded by the coding sequence GTGCGCATCCTTCAGGCCGCCAATTTCGTCGCGCCGCACTCGGGCGGGATCCGGACGATGATGCGGCATCTCGCCGACGGGTACGCCGCCGCCGGGCACGAGGTCGTGGCGGTGGTGCCGGGGGAGCGCAACGCGACGCGCGCCACGTCGTACGGACGCGTCATCGAGATCGCCGCGCCGACCATCCCGGCCACCGGCGGCTACCGGATGATCACCCGGTGGCGCATCGTCGAGGACCTGCTCGCCGTCATCGCGCCGGACCGCGTCGAGGTGTCCGACCGCATGACGCTGGCCCGCATCGGGCCGTGGGCCGCGCGCCGCGACGTGCCGTCGGCGGTGTTCTCGCACGAGCGCCTGGACGCGCTGCTGCAGTTCCACCTCGGCCGGGCGCTGCCGACCAAACAGCTCGCCGACCGCTGGAACCGCAGGCTGGCGTCGTCGTTCGGCACCGTCGTCTGCACCACCCGGTGGGCCGCCGAGGAGTTCGTCCGGCTGGGTGTCGGCAACCTCGCGCACGTGCCGCTGGGCATCGACCTGGACACCTTCCACCCGCGACGGCGCGACCCGCGGCTGCGCGCCGAGCTGGCCCGCGGCGCCGACGTCCTGATCGTCACCGCCGTGCGGCTGTCGCCGGAGAAGCGCCCCGACCTGCTCGTCCCCATGGTCGACGAACTGGTGAGCCGGGGTGCGAACGTCCGGATGGTCGTGTGCGGCGACGGCTCGGTCCGCGACATGGTGGCCGAGCAGGCCGAGAGCCGCCCCGTCACGATGGCCGGGTTCGTCGCCGACCGCTCACACCTGGCCGCGGTGCTGGCCAGCGCCGACGTCGTGGTGGCGCCCGGGCCGTACGAGACGTTCGGGCTGGCCGCGCTGGAGGCGATGGCCAGCGGCACCCCGGTGGTCGCCAGCGACCGCGGCGCGCTGCCGGAGATGGTGACCGGCGGGTCCGGGCGGACCGCTCCGTCCGACCCCGCGGCGATGGCGGAGGCGGTCCTGGACGTGGTCGCGGACGGCCCCGCGGCGAGGCGGGCGGCGCGCCGCCGGGCCCAGGATTTCTCCTGGTCGGATACGGTTGAGGGGATGCTCGCGGTGCACGGATTGGAAACCCGTGCGCCGCACAGACTGTCGCTGGGAGCTACCAGGTCGTAA
- a CDS encoding glycoside hydrolase family 2 TIM barrel-domain containing protein: MTPSPTGFVPGEGTLPPRATFASDAPALSLNGAWRFRWSPTVRATEGFEDPSFDDSAWAFLPVPSHWQLHGYGAPWYTNSPYPFPIDPPRVPDENPSGEYRLTFRAPSWAGQRAVLRFDGVDSFFTAWLNGQRLGYATGSRLPSEFDVTAHLRPGADNVLAVRVHQWSAGSYLEDQDMWWLSGIFRDVTLLARPAGSVHDFTVHADYDGETGTLRVDADGAARVLVPSLGVDAAAGEDVAVGPVEPWSAESPRLYDGELVTATERIALRIGFRRVAVENGLLTVNGRRVLFRGVNRHEFHPDRGRALTRQDMLDDVLLMKRHNVNAVRTSHYPPHPHFLDLCDEYGLYVVDECDLETHGFGYEDWRGNPSDDDRWRPAYLDRMARMVERDKNHPSVVMWSLGNEAGAGANLAAIYAWTKERDPSRPVHYEGDPSCSDVYSRMYASQAEVDEIGRGEGKPFVLCEYAHAMGNGPGGLRDYQDLFERHERCQGGFVWEWIDHGLRARDASGRSYYAYGGDFGETFHGGTFVADGLVFPDRTPSPGLVELKKVVEPLRLGGGSRLVVENLHEVLDTSRYAFRWTLTDDRAEVAAGTLAVPVVPAGGRTEVALPSLPPVGPGSEAGSGSGSGSGERWLTVSAVLAEDAPWAAAGHEVAWGQLPVGAAPSPVVPVAPDARPVRLDPDTGRLAGLGGLDVTGAALDVWRAPIDNDAGGLATLGATWRTLGLDRLTHRLDNVRASGSALVVDTRVAPAARAFALRAVYRWTPVADDAVHLALTVTPEGSWPDDVWLPRLGVVLELPARYDRVTWFGRGPGEAYPDSREAARLGRFSLGVDELQTPYVFPQENGHRADVRSAFVHAADGSGLAVEGSGLAADGSGLAVEDSGLAVEGEADLSRGRCDPPRSGGGLTMRAGTDNVGEDEPDAHAAGSAPAVAAMPAPAVAAMPGPPVFGLTVRRWTTADLEAARHHAELRPRDRVYVTLDLAQHGLGSASCGPPTLPEYRLAVAPAEFAVTLRAVRSG, from the coding sequence ATGACGCCGTCGCCCACCGGCTTCGTGCCGGGCGAGGGGACGCTGCCGCCGCGCGCCACGTTCGCCTCCGACGCGCCGGCGCTGTCCCTGAACGGCGCCTGGCGGTTCCGCTGGTCGCCCACGGTGCGCGCCACCGAGGGCTTCGAGGACCCGTCCTTCGACGACTCGGCGTGGGCGTTCCTGCCGGTCCCGTCGCACTGGCAGCTGCACGGGTACGGCGCGCCCTGGTACACGAACTCGCCGTACCCGTTCCCGATCGACCCGCCGCGGGTGCCGGACGAGAACCCGAGCGGCGAGTACCGGCTGACGTTCCGGGCGCCGTCCTGGGCCGGGCAGCGGGCGGTGCTGCGCTTCGACGGCGTCGACTCGTTCTTCACGGCCTGGCTGAACGGGCAGCGGCTCGGGTACGCGACCGGCAGCCGGCTGCCGTCGGAGTTCGACGTCACCGCTCACCTGCGGCCCGGCGCGGACAACGTCCTGGCCGTGCGGGTGCACCAGTGGTCGGCCGGCAGCTACCTGGAGGACCAGGACATGTGGTGGCTGTCCGGGATCTTCCGCGACGTGACGTTGCTGGCGCGGCCCGCGGGCTCGGTCCACGACTTCACCGTTCATGCCGACTACGACGGTGAGACCGGCACGCTGCGGGTCGACGCGGACGGCGCCGCGCGGGTGCTGGTGCCGTCGCTCGGGGTCGACGCGGCGGCCGGCGAGGACGTCGCCGTCGGCCCGGTCGAGCCGTGGAGCGCCGAGTCGCCGCGGCTCTATGACGGCGAGCTGGTCACCGCGACGGAGCGGATCGCGCTGCGGATCGGCTTCCGCCGGGTCGCCGTCGAGAACGGGCTGCTCACCGTCAACGGGCGGCGGGTGCTGTTCCGCGGCGTCAACCGGCACGAGTTCCACCCCGACCGCGGCCGTGCGCTGACCCGTCAGGACATGCTCGACGACGTGCTGCTGATGAAGCGGCACAACGTCAACGCCGTCCGGACCAGCCACTACCCGCCGCACCCGCACTTCCTCGACCTGTGCGACGAGTACGGGCTGTACGTCGTCGACGAGTGCGACCTCGAGACGCACGGCTTCGGCTACGAGGACTGGCGCGGCAACCCCAGCGACGACGACCGGTGGCGGCCGGCCTACCTGGACCGCATGGCGCGGATGGTCGAGCGGGACAAGAACCACCCCAGCGTCGTCATGTGGTCGCTCGGCAACGAGGCCGGTGCGGGCGCGAACCTCGCCGCCATCTACGCGTGGACGAAGGAGCGCGACCCGTCGCGGCCGGTGCACTACGAGGGCGACCCGTCCTGCTCGGACGTGTACAGCCGCATGTACGCGTCGCAGGCCGAGGTCGACGAGATCGGCCGCGGCGAGGGGAAGCCGTTCGTGCTGTGCGAGTACGCGCACGCGATGGGCAACGGGCCGGGCGGGCTGCGCGACTACCAGGACCTGTTCGAGCGCCACGAGCGCTGCCAGGGCGGCTTCGTCTGGGAGTGGATCGACCACGGCCTGCGCGCCCGCGACGCGTCCGGCCGCTCGTACTACGCGTACGGCGGCGACTTCGGCGAGACGTTCCACGGCGGCACCTTCGTCGCCGACGGGCTGGTGTTCCCGGACCGCACGCCGTCGCCGGGCCTCGTCGAGCTGAAGAAGGTGGTCGAGCCGCTGCGCCTCGGCGGCGGCTCCCGGCTCGTCGTCGAGAACCTGCACGAGGTGCTCGACACCAGCCGGTACGCGTTCCGGTGGACCCTGACCGACGACCGCGCCGAGGTGGCGGCGGGGACGCTGGCCGTGCCCGTCGTACCGGCCGGTGGGCGGACGGAGGTGGCGCTGCCGTCGCTGCCGCCCGTGGGCCCCGGCTCGGAGGCGGGCTCGGGCTCGGGCTCGGGCTCGGGGGAGCGGTGGCTGACGGTGAGCGCGGTGCTCGCCGAGGACGCGCCGTGGGCCGCAGCCGGGCACGAGGTGGCGTGGGGGCAGCTGCCGGTGGGCGCCGCGCCGTCGCCTGTCGTTCCGGTGGCGCCGGACGCCCGGCCGGTCCGCCTCGACCCCGACACCGGCCGGCTGGCCGGCCTGGGCGGGCTGGACGTGACCGGCGCGGCGCTCGACGTGTGGCGGGCGCCGATCGACAACGACGCCGGCGGGCTGGCCACGCTGGGCGCGACGTGGCGGACGCTCGGGCTGGACCGCCTGACGCACCGGCTCGACAACGTCCGCGCGTCCGGTTCCGCGCTGGTCGTGGACACGCGGGTGGCGCCGGCCGCCCGGGCGTTCGCGCTGCGCGCCGTGTACCGGTGGACGCCGGTCGCCGACGACGCCGTGCACCTGGCGCTGACGGTGACGCCCGAGGGTTCCTGGCCCGACGACGTGTGGTTGCCGCGCCTCGGTGTCGTGCTGGAGCTGCCGGCCCGCTACGACCGGGTGACGTGGTTCGGCCGCGGCCCGGGCGAGGCGTACCCGGACTCCCGCGAAGCGGCCCGCCTCGGCCGCTTCTCCCTCGGCGTCGACGAGTTGCAGACGCCGTACGTGTTCCCCCAGGAGAACGGCCACCGCGCCGACGTCCGCTCGGCGTTCGTCCACGCCGCCGACGGCTCCGGCCTGGCTGTCGAGGGCTCCGGCCTCGCCGCCGACGGCTCGGGCCTGGCTGTCGAGGACTCGGGCCTCGCTGTCGAGGGCGAGGCCGACCTTTCGCGTGGTAGGTGTGACCCTCCCCGTTCGGGTGGGGGCTTGACCATGAGGGCGGGCACCGACAACGTCGGCGAGGACGAACCGGACGCACACGCCGCCGGGTCCGCCCCGGCTGTCGCGGCGATGCCCGCCCCGGCTGTCGCGGCGATGCCCGGCCCGCCGGTGTTCGGCCTGACCGTCCGGCGCTGGACGACCGCCGACCTCGAGGCGGCCCGGCACCATGCCGAGCTGCGTCCGCGCGACCGCGTGTACGTCACCCTTGACCTCGCCCAGCACGGCCTGGGCAGCGCGTCGTGCGGCCCGCCGACGCTGCCGGAGTACCGGCTCGCGGTCGCGCCGGCCGAGTTCGCGGTGACGCTGCGGGCGGTCAGGTCCGGTTGA
- a CDS encoding FAD-dependent oxidoreductase yields the protein MIQERPLLVTEPATDQRGFRTERLAADLVIVGGGLAGSCAAVTAARAGIRVVLVQDRPVLGGNASSEVRLWALGATAHMFNNNRWSREGGVLDELLVENVFRNREGNAVLFDTVLLEKVVSEPNVTLLLNTAAIAVEKDGDRIASVTAFCSQNSTRYELTAPLFCDASGDGVLGYLAGAAYRMGAESSEEFGELFAPSESYGGLLGQSIYFYSKDVGQPVSFTPPEWALTDITEIPRWRSFDTKVQGCRLWWIEYGGRLDTVHDTESIKWELWKVVYGVWNHLKNSGQFPDAETLTLEWVGLIPGKRESRRFEGLYLLRQQDLVEQTEHSDAIASGGWSIDLHPADGVFSEHAGSSHLHTRGVYQVPYRCLVSRDVGNLFLAGRIISVSHVAFASTRVMATCAQLGQAVGMAAALCTRTGSLPADVVAPDRMRELQRDLLRAGQHIPGHRLDDPDDLVRSATVSASSSFVLSSLPDDGPAVPLDAPRAQLLPVPAGRCPRIGLTVDVAAPTTVRVELRTGNRPDDYTPDVVLGAQEFALGAGDGQRVELDLDVVVDEPRYVFVAVQAAEGVSVRTTQTRVTGLVSVRHPGTQEADPAVGRPRVEFWTPERRPGGHNLAVTVDPPLRAWGAEQLRHGHARPTAQPNAWAAALGDPAPAVTLRWASPQVIERIELGFDTDFDHAMETVLWPHPESAMPFCVRDYRVLAGDRVVAERTGNHQTRDTLVFDPPLETGEVTVEVVASHGDVPAAVFEVRCYGERR from the coding sequence ATGATTCAGGAACGTCCGCTCCTCGTCACCGAGCCGGCCACCGATCAGCGGGGGTTCCGCACCGAGCGGCTCGCCGCCGACCTCGTCATCGTCGGCGGGGGACTGGCCGGCAGCTGCGCCGCGGTCACCGCCGCCCGGGCCGGCATCCGGGTGGTGCTGGTGCAGGACCGGCCGGTGCTCGGCGGCAACGCCTCCAGCGAGGTGCGGCTGTGGGCGCTCGGCGCGACGGCGCACATGTTCAACAACAACCGGTGGTCGCGCGAGGGCGGCGTGCTGGACGAGCTGCTGGTCGAGAACGTGTTCCGCAACCGCGAGGGCAACGCCGTCCTGTTCGACACCGTCCTGCTGGAGAAGGTGGTGTCCGAGCCGAACGTGACGCTGCTGCTGAACACCGCGGCCATCGCGGTCGAGAAGGACGGCGACCGCATCGCGTCGGTGACGGCGTTCTGCAGCCAGAACTCCACCCGCTACGAACTGACGGCACCGCTGTTCTGCGACGCGTCCGGCGACGGCGTGCTCGGCTACCTCGCCGGTGCGGCCTACCGGATGGGCGCGGAGTCGTCGGAGGAGTTCGGCGAGCTGTTCGCGCCGTCGGAGTCGTACGGTGGCCTGCTCGGCCAGTCGATCTACTTCTACAGCAAGGACGTCGGGCAGCCGGTGTCGTTCACGCCGCCGGAGTGGGCGCTCACGGACATCACCGAGATCCCGCGCTGGCGCAGCTTCGACACCAAGGTGCAGGGCTGCCGGCTGTGGTGGATCGAGTACGGCGGCCGGCTGGACACCGTCCACGACACCGAGTCGATCAAGTGGGAGCTGTGGAAGGTCGTCTACGGCGTCTGGAACCACCTGAAGAACTCCGGGCAGTTCCCGGACGCCGAGACGCTGACGCTGGAGTGGGTCGGGCTGATCCCGGGCAAGCGGGAGAGCCGCCGGTTCGAGGGCCTGTACCTGCTGCGCCAGCAGGACCTCGTCGAGCAGACGGAGCACTCCGACGCGATCGCCTCGGGTGGCTGGTCCATCGACCTGCACCCGGCCGACGGCGTGTTCAGCGAGCACGCGGGCAGCAGCCACCTGCACACCCGCGGCGTCTACCAGGTGCCGTACCGCTGCCTGGTCAGCCGCGACGTCGGCAACCTGTTCCTCGCCGGGCGCATCATCAGCGTCTCGCACGTCGCGTTCGCCTCGACGCGCGTCATGGCCACCTGTGCGCAGCTCGGCCAGGCCGTCGGGATGGCGGCCGCGCTGTGTACCCGTACTGGGTCGCTGCCGGCCGACGTCGTCGCGCCGGACCGGATGCGTGAGCTGCAACGCGACCTGCTGCGCGCCGGCCAGCACATCCCCGGCCACCGGCTGGACGACCCGGACGACCTCGTGCGGTCCGCGACCGTGTCGGCGTCCAGCTCGTTCGTGCTGTCGTCGCTGCCGGACGACGGGCCGGCGGTGCCGCTGGACGCGCCGCGGGCGCAGCTGCTGCCGGTGCCGGCCGGGCGCTGCCCGCGGATCGGGCTGACGGTCGACGTCGCCGCGCCGACGACGGTGCGGGTGGAGCTGCGCACCGGGAACCGTCCGGACGACTACACGCCCGACGTCGTGCTGGGCGCCCAGGAGTTCGCGCTGGGGGCCGGCGACGGACAGCGGGTCGAGCTGGATCTCGACGTGGTGGTCGACGAGCCGCGGTACGTGTTCGTCGCCGTTCAGGCGGCCGAGGGCGTCTCGGTGCGGACGACGCAGACGCGGGTCACCGGGCTGGTGTCGGTGCGGCACCCCGGCACGCAGGAGGCCGACCCGGCGGTCGGGCGGCCGCGGGTGGAGTTCTGGACGCCGGAGCGGCGGCCCGGCGGGCACAACCTCGCCGTCACCGTCGACCCGCCACTGCGCGCGTGGGGCGCGGAGCAGCTGCGGCACGGCCACGCGCGGCCGACGGCGCAGCCGAACGCCTGGGCGGCGGCGCTCGGCGACCCGGCTCCGGCCGTGACGCTGCGGTGGGCGTCGCCGCAGGTCATCGAGCGGATCGAGCTGGGCTTCGACACCGACTTCGACCACGCCATGGAGACCGTGCTGTGGCCGCACCCGGAGAGCGCGATGCCGTTCTGCGTGCGCGACTACCGGGTGCTGGCCGGTGATCGCGTCGTCGCCGAACGGACCGGGAACCACCAGACCCGCGACACCCTCGTCTTCGACCCGCCGCTGGAGACCGGCGAGGTGACCGTCGAGGTCGTGGCGTCGCACGGCGACGTGCCCGCCGCGGTGTTCGAGGTCCGCTGCTACGGGGAGCGCCGATGA